One Setaria italica strain Yugu1 chromosome II, Setaria_italica_v2.0, whole genome shotgun sequence DNA segment encodes these proteins:
- the LOC101766852 gene encoding BTB/POZ domain-containing protein At3g05675 codes for MRAGRPKIGDQATSDVVVRLRTPEGRDEWLYCHSAVLAAGSTYFADRLSDAWPTCQILGSRYCVEVYCQELDLSSHVTALRLLYAAEPCSRFGVRGALGVLQAAVNLGCAQIAAACAGYIESAPWDEADEEEILRTVPGLGAQYEYILARLRPIDPAPVTSIFLSAFRHATRSSAAGPARELKSAAQEQLEYMLTEDDDTPLVALDNIDVKSQVKECVTGLLNRFSDFLSSVLTKQKETPLVGDNGELQQELHTFVCDVSWVCQVLSKLEMVKCIVLYWVGVSSDVVEAVDAVCPGHDCLNTRLKVVEVSAKVLEAVAFGNIVLPTEKRRHMVNVWIAFARTTKALIVQADRDDDDDGDVETPKANLDNEVWQGLESAFVSIVLTLPSNSQAEILSEWLQSKHVRYPDLTEAFEAWCYRSKVAKRRFSFLSDIDRVS; via the coding sequence ATGAGGGCGGGGCGGCCCAAGATCGGCGACCAGGCGACCAGCGACGTGGTTGTGCGGCTACGGACACCGGAGGGCCGCGACGAGTGGCTCTACTGCCActccgccgtcctcgccgccggcagcaCCTACTTCGCCGATCGCCTCTCCGACGCCTGGCCGACGTGCCAGATCCTCGGTTCGCGCTACTGCGTCGAGGTCTACTGCCAGGAGCTCGACCTCAGCTCCCATGTCACCGCGCTCCGCCTCCTATACGCCGCCGAGCCCTGCTCCCGCTTCGGCGTCCGCGGCGCGCTCGGCGTACTCCAGGCCGCCGTGAACCTCGGCTGCGCCCagatcgccgccgcctgcgccggctaCATCGAGTCCGCCCCCTGGGACgaggccgacgaggaggagatTCTGAGGACCGTCCCCGGCCTCGGCGCGCAGTACGAATACATCCTTGCGCGTCTCCGGCCGATCGATCCGGCTCCGGTAACCAGCATCTTCCTTTCGGCGTTCCGGCACGCCACGCGCTCGTCCGCAGCTGGGCCGGCGCGGGAGCTCAAGTCTGCAGCTCAGGAGCAGCTGGAGTATATGCTCACCGAGGATGACGACACACCATTGGTAGCCCTTGACAACATCGATGTCAAGTCTCAGGTGAAGGAATGTGTCACTGGTTTGCTGAACAGGTTCAGTGATTTCTTGAGTTCTGTACTGACGAAGCAGAAGGAGACGCCTCTTGTTGGTGACAATGGCGAACTTCAGCAGGAGCTGCACACATTTGTTTGTGACGTCTCCTGGGTCTGTCAGGTCTTGAGCAAGCTTGAGATGGTGAAGTGCATTGTTCTCTATTGGGTTGGAGTGTCATCTGATGTGGTTGAAGCTGTCGACGCAGTATGCCCTGGGCACGACTGTCTGAATACCAGGCTGAAGGTGGTAGAGGTGTCTGCAAAAGTACTGGAGGCTGTTGCGTTTGGCAATATTGTTCTTCCAACCGAGAAACGTCGTCATATGGTGAATGTCTGGATTGCCTTTGCAAGAACAACAAAGGCTTTGATTGTTCAGGCTGATcgtgatgacgacgatgatggtGATGTCGAGACACCAAAGGCAAACCTGGACAACGAGGTTTGGCAGGGGCTGGAGTCGGCATTTGTTTCAATTGTGCTGACACTGCCGTCAAATAGTCAAGCTGAGATTTTATCAGAGTGGCTCCAGTCAAAACATGTTCGATATCCTGACTTGACAGAGGCGTTTGAAGCCTGGTGTTACAGATCGAAGGTTGCCAAAAGAAGGTTCTCTTTCTTGAGTGACATTGATCGCGTATCTTGA